GTCCGTCCTGCGTGTTGAGCAGGCCAAATTCAACGGTAAACCAGTAGAGTCGAGCCAGGTAAGCGCGCTCTTTCGGCGAGGCCTGCAGGCCCAGTTGGCCGTATTTCTCGGTAAAATTGGCGAAGGCCGGGTTAGTGAGCATGGCGCAATGGCCGAAAATCTCATGGAAGATATCCGGTTCCTGCAGGTAATCGAACTCCTCGGGGGTGCGGATGAATGTAGCCACCGGGAATTTGCGATCAGCCAGGAGGCCAAAAAAGGTTTCAAAACCGATCAAAGCAGGAACCCGGGCTACTTCCCAGCCGGTCTCACTGCGTAAAATACTGGAGACTTCCTCAAGCTGGGGGATGCGGTCACGGGGAAGATCCAGAAGCTCAAGACCGTGCATATATTCGTCGCAAGCTCGCCCTGGAAGAACTTCCAGCTGACGCTCTATCAAGCGCTGCCATGTCTGATGTTCCAGGTCTGTATACTCAATAAAACCCTGTTCATTGGGTTCACGGGCTACGTATTTGGTGCCCTTCTTGGCTGCTTCTTTTTTCATGCTTTAGTCTCCCGCGGTCCGCCAGTCCCCATAAGTGTCGGGTGAAGCTGACCGTGCCGCTGAACCTTTGTTGTTATGTCTCTCCTCTATTTTTAGTCAGGTGGATGTCCATTGGGGAGGGTTGAGGAGGTAATATTGCATCGCTTGCGTTAATCAAATTACACTTCTTGTAAAGATTTCTTTACAGGTGGGCCGGTGAGAGTCGAAATAACTTGTGCTAATCGCGTTGGTATCCTGCATGAAATAATGCAAATTTTCGGCGAATATCGAATAAATGTAACCTCGGGTGAGTTAGGTGGTGACAGTGGCGATAAAGTTTATCTGCTTGCACCAGGCATGCTCAGCACCCAATACCAGACCATAGAGAAATCCTTGTATCGGGTTCCGGGAGTGCAGAGAGTTCGACGT
This DNA window, taken from Microbulbifer sp. GL-2, encodes the following:
- the phhA gene encoding phenylalanine 4-monooxygenase, coding for MKKEAAKKGTKYVAREPNEQGFIEYTDLEHQTWQRLIERQLEVLPGRACDEYMHGLELLDLPRDRIPQLEEVSSILRSETGWEVARVPALIGFETFFGLLADRKFPVATFIRTPEEFDYLQEPDIFHEIFGHCAMLTNPAFANFTEKYGQLGLQASPKERAYLARLYWFTVEFGLLNTQDGLRIYGGGILSSPKETLYALSNEPQRYDFSAIDALRTPYRIDIVQPIYYVLDGLHQLQDLTEIDLMSKVREAIELGLFEPRFPPKNAA